The sequence GCGGCCGGTGGGCAGGAAGTGGGTGCCGGTGGGGCGGCCGGCCAGCGCATCGGTGGCGTGCACGGCGGAGGTGAGGACGACCGGGACGCCGGCCGCCGCCGCGATCCGGGCCGCCTCCACCTTGGTGACCATGCCGCCGGTGCCCACCCCGGCCTTGCCCGCGCTGCCGATGGAGATGCCCTCCAGGTCCTGGGGCCCGCGCACCTCCGCTATCCGCGACGTACCGGGGGTGGAGGGGTCGCCGTCGTAGAGCCCGTCGACATCGGAGAGCAGGATCAGCACATCGGCGCGGACGAGATGGGCCACCAGCGCGGCGAGGCGGTCGTTGTCGCCGAAGCGGATCTCGTCGGTGGCGACGGTGTCGTTCTCGTTGACGATCGGTACGGCGCCCATGGCCAGCAGCTGGTCCAGGGTCCGGTAGGCGTTGCGGTAGTGGGCGCGGCGGCTGGTGTCGTCGGAGGTCAGCAGGACCTGGCCGACGCGGCGGCCGTAGCGCGCGAAGGAGGCGGTGTACCGGGCGACGAGCAGGCCCTGGCCGACGCTGGCGGCGGCCTGCTGGCGGGCCAGGTCGCGCGGGCGGCGCTCCAGCCCCAGCGGCGCGAGCCCGGCCGCGATGGCTCCGGAGGAGACCAGCACGATCTCCTTGTCCTCATGTTTGGCCAGCACGTCCACCAGCGCGTCCACGCGGTCCGCGTCCAGTCCCCCGGCGGCCGTGGTCAGCGACGACGAGCCGATCTTGACCACGATCCGGCGGGCGTCCGCCACGTCCTGCCGCGCGCCTTTCGCACCTGTCGCGCCTGCTGCGCCTGACACCTGAGATACCCCTGTTATCGCTCGCCCCTGAAACGGTCCTACGGGCGCAATCTACGGCAGGACCGGCCTCGGGCGCGCCGCGATATCGCCTGGCGGACGCCCGCGCGGACACCGCGGTTCGCCGCGGCGACGGGTCCACCGGGTTACCCGGACGACGTTGCCCGTACGCCCTCCCGGCGTGCCCTGGAAAACGTTAAGACGGCGGTGGGGTCCATATGGTTGCTCGTTTGGTCCGCTTTCGCGGTGATCAGAGCCACAGCAGATTGTCACCAAGGCCAACAAGGTCATACGGTCGGGTGTCCATCGGTCCCGTTTCGCCGCTCCGGCGGCGTCGCAGCGCGGGACCCGGCCGCCCCCCCTCGGTCTCCCCCCTGACCTTTATTGCTGCCAGGAGCCCTCCCACCGTGCCTTCCGCCGGATTCGTCCCCCGCCGAGCCGTGCAGTTCGCGGCCCTCTTCGCGATGATGCTCGCGTTCACCGCCCAGCTGGTCGGTGCGCTGCTGCCGATCATTCCGCTGTTCATCGCCGCGTCCGTGGTCAACCTGGGACTCGACCTGATCCTCCAGCACAAGCAGCCCGGCCTGCTGTCCGTGCTCGGCCGGATCCGGTTCGACGTCACGGTCCGCCAACTGCTGCGCGACATGGTGATACTTGTCGGCCTGCTGCACATCGACGGCATCAACCCGCTAGAGGAGCAGGCGCCGCTCACCATCACGCTGCTGCTCTTCTACGGCACCCACTTCGTGTGCCAGGCGGTCGCGGTGCTGGTCCGGCGGTCCCGCAGCCTGCCGTTCGTGACGCGCAACATCGACACGAGCGCGCTGCGGCTGTCCGACGCCCCGCCGCGCATCCTCTCCCGCCAGACGGGCCGGCGGCTGCTGCGCTTCTCGGTCCCCACCACCACCGGCATGATGGTGACCGCGGTCACCACCGACGCGTACTGGGGCGGTATCGGCATCGCCGTCTCCCTGGTCCTCTCCGCCGCGGGCACCGTCTACCTGGGCACCTGGCTGCTGCCCAAGAAGCGGGTCGTCTCCGAACAGCGCGCCCTGGAGTGGCTGGACGGCTGGCTCGCCGACTACGAGCCCACGGTCGGCATGTACTTCTCCGGCGGCGCCTCCTCCGCCTACCAGGCCAACATGTGGCTGAGCACCCTCGCCGGCCTGGACGGCAACCCGATCATCGTGCTCCGCGAACGCTTCATGGTGCAGAAGATCGAGGCCACGGACATCCCGATCGTCTGCATCCCCAAGGTCGCCAACCTGATGCGCCTGGAGCACTCGACGCTCAAGGTCCTGCTGCACCCGGCGAACTCCGGCAAGACCTCGCAGATCCTGCGGATCCCGTCCATCAAGCACGCGTTCATCAACCACGGCGAGAGCGACAAGCTGTCCTCCTGCAACCCGTACGCCAAGGCGTACGACGAGGTGTGGGTGGCCGGCCCGGCGGCCCGCGACCGCTACCAGCTCGCCGACATCGGTGTGGAGGACAAGGACGTCGTCGAGGTGGGCCGCCCGCAGCTGGCCCCGATCCGGCCGTACGAGGGCGCGCCGCAGGACCGGCCGACCACCGTGCTGTACGCCCCGACCTGGGAGGGCTGGGACGGCAACCCGGGCAACACCTCGGTGATCCTGGCGGGCGAGAACATCGTCCGGGAGCTGCTGGCCGACGACACCGTCCGGCTGCTGTACAAGCCGCATCCGATGACCGGTTCGGTCGACCCGCGGGCGGGCGCCGCCAACGCCCGTATCCAGGCGATGATCGCCGAGGCCAACGGCCGGCGCAGCGGTGCGCAGCCCGGCCCCGAGGCCGCCGCCGAGCTGGCCCGCCGGGCCGAGGAGCTCCAGGCGCTGACCACCTCCGGCTTCCGCGCGAGTGCGGACGAACTGGAGCGGATGCGGCTGCAGGGCACGCCGGAAAAGGGCCGTTCGGCCGCCGTCGATGCCGCCGTGGACGCCTGGGAGGCGGCGTACTGGCAGTCCTTCCCCGACTGGCAGCACGTGGTCATCACCACCGCCCGGCCCGGCATCTTCGCCTGCTTCAACGAGGCCGACGTGCTGATCAGCGATGTCTCCAGCGTGGTCTCGGACTACCTGAGCAGCGAGAAGCCCTACGCGGTCGCCAACACCTCGGGGATGAGCGAGGACGAGTTCCGGGCGAACTTCCCCACCGTGCGGGCGGCGACCATCCTCACGCCCGACG is a genomic window of Streptomyces gilvosporeus containing:
- the proB gene encoding glutamate 5-kinase translates to MADARRIVVKIGSSSLTTAAGGLDADRVDALVDVLAKHEDKEIVLVSSGAIAAGLAPLGLERRPRDLARQQAAASVGQGLLVARYTASFARYGRRVGQVLLTSDDTSRRAHYRNAYRTLDQLLAMGAVPIVNENDTVATDEIRFGDNDRLAALVAHLVRADVLILLSDVDGLYDGDPSTPGTSRIAEVRGPQDLEGISIGSAGKAGVGTGGMVTKVEAARIAAAAGVPVVLTSAVHATDALAGRPTGTHFLPTGRRSADRLLWLAHASTPQGALVLDDGAVEAVVERHSSLLPAGIASVEGEFSAGDPVELRDGGGRAVARGLVNFDAREIPRLMGRSTRDLARELGPAYEREVVHRDDLVLLHH